Proteins found in one Aethina tumida isolate Nest 87 chromosome 1, icAetTumi1.1, whole genome shotgun sequence genomic segment:
- the LOC109609652 gene encoding uncharacterized protein LOC109609652 isoform X2, with protein sequence MVNFVLSFCKITGSSKIFKRHFYLPLLKPLTPKEALRTLRITGKWLLGAKIQHYIPVLLNHRQKRSQRSKNYGTKIHEEMGDYTYMTPVIDPDNENHKILLKILESKNGKGTFVYTVEDKKYNIVLQAQFEAAVRDRDIIDIMVSQKNDKIIIKLKDFKKIPMEIQYYEGKDQLYCGEGATSAEEEKFHHHGKYTMSLAKVFEDKEMKEEEWEQQLKKIMKRRRKHKLECTKAWKQMVKENVKNLDWNKFEEEAKKVIEEINEPACEQPIAMEIDDLETTKNVNETISQNCDLLNQLPTIKDITDVIKNMGSADLYEIETDVRKDGENTNKRRVSGVKVKLTSGKECFVSGQMVHTEEGDVFVPGQTVENEFGDEYAPGITINVDNKPTLISGLIMGEERRDPMFLPTQSTITSDGQLTFASTVEERPPVLPEEKRLKTKLEKKKKEIEEEELKKKLEEEEEALAFLEMLNEIAENVREEEELQEGIEIVVDITSDDELSTDSEDKASSVELNNSEMEELDIEAIKLKQEQQRLEIEKLKQILMDDGMDDVISSLEEKKAKLKQKLEELRKLSLNTENNLITYAYDADAIEIASKITGDKDAINRMCEILLTMTRRLSTLRDKNSIRADNINTNIVTENATEIESKFNNCSNKLKILFKTAVVAANDVYKNRPKDQVLALNSVGEIVMDALKADEKLLSELLNLMNTPLERMEICNAVVKQLTQDVSSSKVCLLNTIASKTFEPVNLDKYLTKIFDNDNIVCNSFLKISKLDTEIIKVMIDEINKFIRDVRTEEDAARVMEKCMVNATRETMDEKVQSFISNSDEASLSSFIEEALSFAKALNYEDIIDTLSKPIDLETCEGNTLEMLKRTMLIRMLAEKDYSLKSAIGRIKKNPECAKSDPRIRQLVRESACLISNSIPLRNSRDIPLQLMKNQNLLAIEDFLMKRVKIEYPVLISRSSYQAVIPKEAARGVLAGRVPYALVDESGVTNFKPMHMMSAINVNKNRERRIDDYLSVGARERSAEKDDRTYLQAKSNTGVRKERKNARGPDTEG encoded by the exons ATGGTGAATTTCGTGTTGTCGTTTTGTAAAATTACCGGGTCcagcaaaatttttaaaagacacTTCTACCTACCGCTTTTGAAACCCCTGACGCCAAAGGAGGCCTTGCGCACCCTCCGCATTACCGGTAAATGGCTGTTGGGCGCCAAAATTCAACATTACATCCCCGTACTTTTGAATCACCGCCAAAAAAGATCGCAACGGTCCAAGAATTATGGGACAAAAATACACGAGGAAATGGGGGATTATACTTACATGACACCCGTCATCGACCCAGACAACGAAAATCACAAAATACtgcttaaaatattagaatcgAAAAATGGCAAAGGCACGTTCGTTTATACAGTGgaggacaaaaaatataacatcgTTTTACAAGCCCAGTTTGAAGCAGCAGTCAGAGACCGTGATATAATCGACATCATGGTCTCTCAGAAAAACGACAAgattattataaagttaaagGATTTCAAGAAAATCCCCATGGAAATTCAATATTACGAGGGCAAAGACCAACTCTACTGCGGAGAAGGCGCTACGTCTGCTGAAGAGGAGAAATTCCACCACCACGGCAAGTATACAATGAGTTTGGCCAAGGTGTTCGAAGACAAAGAAATGAAAGAAGAAGAATGGGAGCAACAGCTCAAGAAGATCATGAAGCGCCGCAGGAAGCACAAGTTGGAATGCACCAAGGCGTGGAAACAAATGGTCAAGGAAAACGTGAAGAACTTAGACTGGAACAAATTCGAAGAAGAAGCCAAGAAGGTAATCGAAGAAATAAACGAGCCCGCCTGCGAACAACCAATCGCCATGGAAATTGACGATTTGGAAACCACGAAGAATGTGAATGAAACCATATCGCAAAACTGCGATTTGCTTAACCAACTGCCCACCATCAAGGATATAACAGatgttatcaaaaatatgGGCAGTGCTGATTTGTACGAAATCGAAACCGACGTGAGGAAGGATGGCGAAAACACGAACAAAAGAAGGGTGTCCGGCGTAAAAGTAAAACTGACATCCGGAAAGGAATGTTTTGTCAGCGGACAAATGGTCCACACCGAAGAGGGTGACGTATTTGTGCCGGGGCAAACTGTCGAGAACGAATTTGGCGACGAGTATGCTCCTGGAATAACCATCAACGTCGACAACAAACCTACTTTAATCAGCGGGCTTATTATGGGCGAGGAAAGACGTGATCCCATGTTCTTGCCGACACAGTCCACCATCACCTCGGATGGTCAGCTAACATTTGCTTCAACCGTCGAGGAACGTCCACCGGTTTTACCAGAAGAAAAAcgcttaaaaacaaaattagaaaaaaagaaGAAGGAAATTGAGGAGGAAGAGTTAAAAAAGAAACTCGAAGAAGAGGAAGAAGCATTAGCTTTCTTGGAAATGTTAAATGAGATTGCTGAAAACGTTAGGGAAGAGGAAGAGTTACAGGAAGGTATCGAAATTGTGGTCGATATTACAAGTGACGATGAACTATCCACCGATTCAGAAGACAAGGCTTCAAGCGTGGAACTGAATAACTCGGAAATGGAAGAGCTGGACATTGAGGCAATTAAACTGAAACAAGAACAGCAACGCCTAGAAATCGAAAAGTTGAAGCAGATCCTCATGGACGACGGCATGGACGACGTTATTTCCAGTTTGGAAGAGAAAAAAGCCAAGTTGAAACAAAAACTTGAAGAGTTACGGAAGCTGAGTCTCAACACCGAAAATAATTTGATCACTTATGCATACGACGCTGATGCAATCGAAATAGCGTCGAAAATAACTGGGGATAAAGATGCTATTAATAGGATGTGTGAAATTTTGTTGACAATGACTAGGAGGTTATCGACACTCCGCGATAAAAATAGCATCCGTGCAGACAATATTAATACGAACATTGTCACGGAAAATGCAACGGAAATCGAAAGTAAGTTCAACAATTGttcaaataaactaaaaatattatttaaaacggcCGTGGTCGCTGCTAATGATGTTTACAAAAACCGACCCAAGGACCAGGTGTTGGCTTTGAATTCGGTCGGTGAGATCGTCATGGATGCTTTGAAAGCAGATGAGAAATTGCTGAgtgaattattgaatttgatGAACACACCTTTGGAGAGAATGGAGATTTGTAACGCTGTTGTCAAACAACTTACACAAGATGTGTCTTCAAGCAAGGTTTGCTTGTTGAACACCATTGCCAGCAAAACTTTCGAGCCGGTTAATTTGGATAAGTatttgactaaaatatttgataatgacAACATTGTTTGTAATTCGTTCCTGAAGATATCCAAATTAGATACGGAAATAATCAAAGTTATGATTGAcgagataaataaattcatcagAGATGTTAGAACTGAAGAAGATGCTGCACGCGTCATGGAAAAGTGTATGGTTAATGCCACAAGAGAAACAATGGATGAAAAAGTACAGTCATTCATCAGCAACAGTGACGAAGCTAGCTTGTCCAGTTTCATAGAAGAAGCACTGAGTTTCGCCAAGGCATTAAACTATGAGGACATAATCGACACTTTATCCAAACCCATTGATTTGGAGACGTGCGAAGGAAACACCCTCGAAATGCTCAAAAGAACAATGCTCATAAGAATGCTGGCCGAAAAAGACTACTCACTAAAATCAGCCATCGGCAGGATAAAAAAGAACCCGGAATGCGCCAAGTCCGACCCACGTATCCGCCAACTGGTACGTGAAAGTGCCTGCTTAATCTCCAACTCAATCCCGCTGCGAAACTCCAGAGACATACCCCTGCAGCTGATGAAGAACCAAAACCTGTTGGCCATCGAAGACTTCCTGATGAAGCGGGTGAAAATCGAGTACCCCGTATTGATTAGCAGGAGCAGCTACCAGGCGGTGATTCCCAAAGAGGCGGCGAGGGGTGTGCTTGCGGGCAGGGTACCGTACGCTTTGGTCGACGAAAGCGGCGTTACCAATTTCAAACCGATGCACATGATGTCGGCCATAAACGTGAACAAGAACCGCGAAAGACGTATCGATGATTATTTGAGTGTCGGCGCGCGCGAACGGTCGGCCGAAAAGGACGACAGGACCTATCTGCAGGCCAAGAGCAAC ACCGGTGTACGTAAAGAACGCAAAAATGCACGAGGCCCTGATACCGAAGGGTAA
- the LOC109609652 gene encoding uncharacterized protein LOC109609652 isoform X1, translated as MVNFVLSFCKITGSSKIFKRHFYLPLLKPLTPKEALRTLRITGKWLLGAKIQHYIPVLLNHRQKRSQRSKNYGTKIHEEMGDYTYMTPVIDPDNENHKILLKILESKNGKGTFVYTVEDKKYNIVLQAQFEAAVRDRDIIDIMVSQKNDKIIIKLKDFKKIPMEIQYYEGKDQLYCGEGATSAEEEKFHHHGKYTMSLAKVFEDKEMKEEEWEQQLKKIMKRRRKHKLECTKAWKQMVKENVKNLDWNKFEEEAKKVIEEINEPACEQPIAMEIDDLETTKNVNETISQNCDLLNQLPTIKDITDVIKNMGSADLYEIETDVRKDGENTNKRRVSGVKVKLTSGKECFVSGQMVHTEEGDVFVPGQTVENEFGDEYAPGITINVDNKPTLISGLIMGEERRDPMFLPTQSTITSDGQLTFASTVEERPPVLPEEKRLKTKLEKKKKEIEEEELKKKLEEEEEALAFLEMLNEIAENVREEEELQEGIEIVVDITSDDELSTDSEDKASSVELNNSEMEELDIEAIKLKQEQQRLEIEKLKQILMDDGMDDVISSLEEKKAKLKQKLEELRKLSLNTENNLITYAYDADAIEIASKITGDKDAINRMCEILLTMTRRLSTLRDKNSIRADNINTNIVTENATEIESKFNNCSNKLKILFKTAVVAANDVYKNRPKDQVLALNSVGEIVMDALKADEKLLSELLNLMNTPLERMEICNAVVKQLTQDVSSSKVCLLNTIASKTFEPVNLDKYLTKIFDNDNIVCNSFLKISKLDTEIIKVMIDEINKFIRDVRTEEDAARVMEKCMVNATRETMDEKVQSFISNSDEASLSSFIEEALSFAKALNYEDIIDTLSKPIDLETCEGNTLEMLKRTMLIRMLAEKDYSLKSAIGRIKKNPECAKSDPRIRQLVRESACLISNSIPLRNSRDIPLQLMKNQNLLAIEDFLMKRVKIEYPVLISRSSYQAVIPKEAARGVLAGRVPYALVDESGVTNFKPMHMMSAINVNKNRERRIDDYLSVGARERSAEKDDRTYLQAKSNGTDDGWGGSSSRGRRTMSSGPLYRGYTGPRA; from the coding sequence ATGGTGAATTTCGTGTTGTCGTTTTGTAAAATTACCGGGTCcagcaaaatttttaaaagacacTTCTACCTACCGCTTTTGAAACCCCTGACGCCAAAGGAGGCCTTGCGCACCCTCCGCATTACCGGTAAATGGCTGTTGGGCGCCAAAATTCAACATTACATCCCCGTACTTTTGAATCACCGCCAAAAAAGATCGCAACGGTCCAAGAATTATGGGACAAAAATACACGAGGAAATGGGGGATTATACTTACATGACACCCGTCATCGACCCAGACAACGAAAATCACAAAATACtgcttaaaatattagaatcgAAAAATGGCAAAGGCACGTTCGTTTATACAGTGgaggacaaaaaatataacatcgTTTTACAAGCCCAGTTTGAAGCAGCAGTCAGAGACCGTGATATAATCGACATCATGGTCTCTCAGAAAAACGACAAgattattataaagttaaagGATTTCAAGAAAATCCCCATGGAAATTCAATATTACGAGGGCAAAGACCAACTCTACTGCGGAGAAGGCGCTACGTCTGCTGAAGAGGAGAAATTCCACCACCACGGCAAGTATACAATGAGTTTGGCCAAGGTGTTCGAAGACAAAGAAATGAAAGAAGAAGAATGGGAGCAACAGCTCAAGAAGATCATGAAGCGCCGCAGGAAGCACAAGTTGGAATGCACCAAGGCGTGGAAACAAATGGTCAAGGAAAACGTGAAGAACTTAGACTGGAACAAATTCGAAGAAGAAGCCAAGAAGGTAATCGAAGAAATAAACGAGCCCGCCTGCGAACAACCAATCGCCATGGAAATTGACGATTTGGAAACCACGAAGAATGTGAATGAAACCATATCGCAAAACTGCGATTTGCTTAACCAACTGCCCACCATCAAGGATATAACAGatgttatcaaaaatatgGGCAGTGCTGATTTGTACGAAATCGAAACCGACGTGAGGAAGGATGGCGAAAACACGAACAAAAGAAGGGTGTCCGGCGTAAAAGTAAAACTGACATCCGGAAAGGAATGTTTTGTCAGCGGACAAATGGTCCACACCGAAGAGGGTGACGTATTTGTGCCGGGGCAAACTGTCGAGAACGAATTTGGCGACGAGTATGCTCCTGGAATAACCATCAACGTCGACAACAAACCTACTTTAATCAGCGGGCTTATTATGGGCGAGGAAAGACGTGATCCCATGTTCTTGCCGACACAGTCCACCATCACCTCGGATGGTCAGCTAACATTTGCTTCAACCGTCGAGGAACGTCCACCGGTTTTACCAGAAGAAAAAcgcttaaaaacaaaattagaaaaaaagaaGAAGGAAATTGAGGAGGAAGAGTTAAAAAAGAAACTCGAAGAAGAGGAAGAAGCATTAGCTTTCTTGGAAATGTTAAATGAGATTGCTGAAAACGTTAGGGAAGAGGAAGAGTTACAGGAAGGTATCGAAATTGTGGTCGATATTACAAGTGACGATGAACTATCCACCGATTCAGAAGACAAGGCTTCAAGCGTGGAACTGAATAACTCGGAAATGGAAGAGCTGGACATTGAGGCAATTAAACTGAAACAAGAACAGCAACGCCTAGAAATCGAAAAGTTGAAGCAGATCCTCATGGACGACGGCATGGACGACGTTATTTCCAGTTTGGAAGAGAAAAAAGCCAAGTTGAAACAAAAACTTGAAGAGTTACGGAAGCTGAGTCTCAACACCGAAAATAATTTGATCACTTATGCATACGACGCTGATGCAATCGAAATAGCGTCGAAAATAACTGGGGATAAAGATGCTATTAATAGGATGTGTGAAATTTTGTTGACAATGACTAGGAGGTTATCGACACTCCGCGATAAAAATAGCATCCGTGCAGACAATATTAATACGAACATTGTCACGGAAAATGCAACGGAAATCGAAAGTAAGTTCAACAATTGttcaaataaactaaaaatattatttaaaacggcCGTGGTCGCTGCTAATGATGTTTACAAAAACCGACCCAAGGACCAGGTGTTGGCTTTGAATTCGGTCGGTGAGATCGTCATGGATGCTTTGAAAGCAGATGAGAAATTGCTGAgtgaattattgaatttgatGAACACACCTTTGGAGAGAATGGAGATTTGTAACGCTGTTGTCAAACAACTTACACAAGATGTGTCTTCAAGCAAGGTTTGCTTGTTGAACACCATTGCCAGCAAAACTTTCGAGCCGGTTAATTTGGATAAGTatttgactaaaatatttgataatgacAACATTGTTTGTAATTCGTTCCTGAAGATATCCAAATTAGATACGGAAATAATCAAAGTTATGATTGAcgagataaataaattcatcagAGATGTTAGAACTGAAGAAGATGCTGCACGCGTCATGGAAAAGTGTATGGTTAATGCCACAAGAGAAACAATGGATGAAAAAGTACAGTCATTCATCAGCAACAGTGACGAAGCTAGCTTGTCCAGTTTCATAGAAGAAGCACTGAGTTTCGCCAAGGCATTAAACTATGAGGACATAATCGACACTTTATCCAAACCCATTGATTTGGAGACGTGCGAAGGAAACACCCTCGAAATGCTCAAAAGAACAATGCTCATAAGAATGCTGGCCGAAAAAGACTACTCACTAAAATCAGCCATCGGCAGGATAAAAAAGAACCCGGAATGCGCCAAGTCCGACCCACGTATCCGCCAACTGGTACGTGAAAGTGCCTGCTTAATCTCCAACTCAATCCCGCTGCGAAACTCCAGAGACATACCCCTGCAGCTGATGAAGAACCAAAACCTGTTGGCCATCGAAGACTTCCTGATGAAGCGGGTGAAAATCGAGTACCCCGTATTGATTAGCAGGAGCAGCTACCAGGCGGTGATTCCCAAAGAGGCGGCGAGGGGTGTGCTTGCGGGCAGGGTACCGTACGCTTTGGTCGACGAAAGCGGCGTTACCAATTTCAAACCGATGCACATGATGTCGGCCATAAACGTGAACAAGAACCGCGAAAGACGTATCGATGATTATTTGAGTGTCGGCGCGCGCGAACGGTCGGCCGAAAAGGACGACAGGACCTATCTGCAGGCCAAGAGCAAC
- the LOC109609636 gene encoding uncharacterized protein LOC109609636 has product MYKNRNKMHKSKQSHHSNNPEDEDIETVSVSSSYVDIHGRPLEVVENDFGEIYIPLKEIRATGFTIFRRENFHPFLLDKEKIINEFNMHMLGRAREYLLNVKVQIDRQEVLKTIKRCEEELLGTSIPNRNQTNSCAPPVVPNVQKSPGRFTYNIKHENYQQQHKPSKTFADRTNDNSLHHPRPPKPLSTGFEQNPKSQMHDDTLNGQTNNINKPKLLNNSIKSDSSNVEKFFINMFMPQTELGLMQTEKVKIVHVENKGKGAWGIPIKNKHIEEKLYFDLNELPDRMPDIKNPTIGTLAMAPFENVWCRVLVCNTNVLTVQFVDYGNISRVACVKKLPNGYDLIPAQANRFVLHTDTQHNWSMDEILTITPKKRYEDGTYVVLIQPNTSSPTAAGSPIKNKPHIQMEDVKVEEKVVTPVEDVEEKVMTPVEDEEINNKIEHPVEVEKSYMDIPAVLTNVAARTKVQLVEYVGNELYMRTKEGAERFKNITNYIKDNITDESPENFQIGQMVIAPREIGSSIMLRAELKNIIGTTFHVKFIDIVGEVEIPKIYVRNVDSFLAEQGSTLIKKEFKNLAKYLNDKEIVEFLDKLLFEKVKFVVFLDNGFDLATENGEMLSDVLNTMYNDNIIKVAKKQAAQTVPMTLAEEKIFKKMTENISLVKKVPQQSSRVFFSSMDSVKLKLGINDCFCYSYTPPNQITLLSLEDQEVEWLTTVGSVTVNDNEPYMALEGEMCLALFKDPDDSEVSWYRGLVMEISDEGYDILFVDFGNSAIVPADKIRSFPKYLQEIPILGVLCEIQDIPNNPVIVNRLTELLADSERIIVDVKGSDSDKVQIVIPDIMKKLRNEGLLN; this is encoded by the exons ATGTATAAGAACAGGAATAAGATGCACAAATCCAAACAGTCTCATCACTCAAACAACCCAGAGGACGA AGACATAGAAACTGTGTCAGTCAGTTCTAGTTATGTGGACATTCATGGCAGACCATTGGAGGTGGTTGAGAATGACTTCGGGGAAATTTATATCCCACTCAAAGAGATAAGAGCCACTGGCTTCACAATTTTTCGTCGCGAAAACTTCCACCCTTTCTTGCTTGATAAAGA aaaaatcattaatgagTTCAACATGCATATGTTGGGCAGGGCACGCGAGTATTTGCTCAACGTAAAAGTACAGATAGATAGACAGGAGGtacttaaaactattaaaag ATGTGAGGAAGAACTGCTGGGTACTTCCATACCAAATAGAAACCAGACAAATAGCTGCGCCCCACCCGTCGTGCCAAATGTGCAGAAGTCCCCAGGCAGATTTACATATAACATAAAGCATGAAAACTACCAGCAGCAACACAAACCAAGCAAAACATTCGCTGACCGCACTAACGACAATTCACTCCATCATCCAAGACCTCCAAAGCCATTAAGCACAGGTTTCGAACAGAACCCAAAAAGCCAAATGCATGATGACACGCTCAATGGACAAACTAACAATATAAACAAGccaaaattgttgaataattcaattaaaagtgATTCTTCTAATGTTGAGaagttttttatcaatatgttCATGCCGCAAACCGAACTGGGCCTAATGCAGACTGAAAAA gtGAAAATTGTTCATGTTGAGAATAAAGGAAAAGGTGCATGGGGTATTcctatcaaaaataaacatattgaaGAGAAGCTTTACTTTGACTTGAATGAATTGCCAGATAGAATGCCTGACATTAAAAATCCCACCATAGGAACTTTGGCCATGGCTCCATTCGAGAATGTTTG GTGTAGAGTCTTAGTGTGCAACACCAATGTACTGACTGTACAGTTCGTTGACTACGGTAACATCAGTCGTGTTGCGTGCGTGAAGAAGTTGCCAAATGGCTATGATTTAATACCGGCTCAGGCCAATAGATTTGTTTTACATACTGACACTCAGCACAACTGGAGCATGGATGAGATCTTGACAATCACCCCTAAGAAACGA tatgaGGATGGCACTTATGTTGTATTAATACAACCAAATACATCTTCGCCAACAGCAGCAGGAAGccccattaaaaataaacctcATATTCAAATGGAAGATGTTAAAGTAGAGGAAAAGGTAGTGACCCCAGTGGAAGATGTAGAGGAAAAAGTAATGACTCCAGTGGAAGATGaggaaataaacaacaaaatagaGCATCCAGTAGAAGTGGAGAAGTCGTATATGGATATTCCCGCGGTTTTGACCAATGTAGCTGCTCGAACTAAGGTCCAACTTGTCGAATACGTTGGAAATGAGCTCTACATGAGAACCAAGGAAGGAGCAGaaagatttaaaaacattaccaattatataaaGGATAATATAACAG atgaATCACCTGAAAACTTCCAGATTGGTCAAATGGTGATTGCACCAAGGGAAATAGGTTCGTCAATAATGTTACGtgctgaattaaaaaatattattggtaCCACATTTCACGTTAAATTTATCGACATCGTTGGTGAAGTTGAGATTCCCAAAATATATGTGAGAAATGTGGATTCATTTTTGGCAGAACAGGGTAGCACACTTATTAAAAAGGAATTTAAGAACcttgccaaatatttaaatgacaaagAGATAGTAGAATTCTTGGACAAATTGCTTTTTGAAAAGGTAAAGTTTGTTGTATTCTTGGATAATGGTTTTGACTTGGCAACGGAGAACGGTGAAATGTTGTCAGATGTTCTGAACACAATgtataatgataatattataaaggTGGCCAAGAAACAAGCTGCCCAGACAGTGCCAATGACATTAGCTGAGGAAaagatattcaaaaaaatgacTGAAAACATTTCTCTTGTTAAGAAAGTTCCCCAGCAATCGTCACGCGTGTTTTTCAGTAGTATGGATTCTGTAAAGTTGAAATTGGGCATAAATGACTGCTTTTGCTACTCATATACGCCTCCAAATCAGATAACACTTTTGTCTTTGGAAGATCAAGAAGTTGAGTGGCTGACTACTGTTGGCAGTGTAACTGTTAATGATAATGAGCCTTATATGGCATTAGAAGGGGAAATGTGTCTAGCTCTTTTCAAAGATCCAGATGATTCAGAAG TTTCATGGTACCGTGGATTGGTCATGGAGATAAGTGATGAAGGGTATGACATCTTGTTCGTTGACTTTGGCAATTCTGCCATCGTCCCGGCGGATAAAATTCGGAGCTTCCCcaaatatttacaagaaattCCAATTCTTGGCGTACTTTGCGAGATACaag ACATTCCAAACAATCCTGTGATTGTAAATAGACTGACTGAATTGCTTGCCGATAGCGAGAGAATCATTGTTGATGTAAAAGGAAGTGATAGCGACAAGGTACAGATCGTCATTCCAGACATAATGAAGAAGTTGCGTAATGAAGggcttttaaattaa